The Cupriavidus sp. EM10 genome includes a region encoding these proteins:
- a CDS encoding tripartite tricarboxylate transporter substrate binding protein gives MTLRRTFLHSMLALATAPVLMAGAIAADAYPAQPIRLVVPFPPAGGTDVLSRLVFNKVGMATKWTVVVENRAGAGGNIGLDLVAKAKNDGYTIGMGQTANLAINPTLYPKMPYDAVKDFTPVALVAAQPVVLIVRQDAPYKTLADLVNAAKTRQLSMASAGTGTVGHLTGEMFQRRAGIKALHVPYKGASPALTDLMGGQTDFYFATPPIAMPMIKAGKLRALAVTSGKRVALLPNVPTVAEQGYAGFQAEDWKALVAPAGTPADVVARLNAEVNKALKDKDTIAKLHDEGSEPRGGTAADLGAFIKSENTRWGAIVKESGARVD, from the coding sequence ATGACGCTGCGCCGCACTTTCCTTCATTCGATGCTTGCCCTGGCCACTGCGCCGGTGCTGATGGCCGGCGCCATCGCCGCTGACGCCTACCCTGCCCAGCCCATCCGCCTGGTGGTGCCGTTCCCGCCAGCGGGTGGCACCGACGTGCTGTCGCGCCTGGTGTTCAACAAGGTGGGCATGGCCACCAAGTGGACCGTCGTGGTGGAAAACCGCGCTGGCGCCGGAGGCAACATCGGGCTGGACCTGGTGGCCAAGGCGAAGAACGACGGCTACACGATCGGGATGGGCCAGACCGCCAATCTGGCGATCAACCCGACCCTGTACCCCAAGATGCCGTATGACGCGGTGAAGGATTTCACGCCCGTGGCCCTGGTGGCCGCGCAGCCGGTGGTGCTGATCGTGCGCCAGGATGCACCGTACAAGACGCTGGCCGATCTGGTGAACGCCGCCAAGACCAGGCAGCTGTCGATGGCATCGGCCGGCACCGGCACGGTCGGTCACCTGACCGGCGAGATGTTCCAGCGCCGCGCCGGCATCAAGGCGCTGCACGTGCCGTACAAGGGTGCGTCGCCCGCGCTGACCGACCTGATGGGCGGCCAGACCGACTTCTACTTCGCCACGCCGCCCATCGCCATGCCGATGATCAAGGCCGGCAAGCTGCGTGCGCTGGCGGTGACGTCAGGCAAGCGCGTGGCGCTGTTGCCCAACGTGCCCACGGTGGCGGAACAGGGCTATGCTGGTTTCCAGGCCGAGGACTGGAAGGCGCTGGTGGCGCCGGCCGGCACGCCGGCTGACGTGGTGGCCAGGCTCAATGCCGAGGTCAACAAGGCGCTCAAGGACAAGGACACCATCGCCAAGCTCCACGACGAAGGCAGCGAGCCGCGCGGCGGCACGGCGGCAGACCTGGGCGCCTTCATCAAGAGCGAGAACACGCGCTGGGGCGCGATCGTCAAGGAATCGGGCGCTCGCGTCGACTGA
- a CDS encoding CaiB/BaiF CoA-transferase family protein gives MYKPLRNIRVLDLTNVLAGPFCCHQLAHMGAEVIKVETPGTGDLARQLGADAELNRNLMGVSFLAQNPGKRSITINLKHARGKEVFRKLVQSADVVVENFRPGVMTRLGLGYDDLKLVNPRLIYCAISGFGQDGPLSDLPAYDQIIQGMSGVMSITGDKDSAPLRVGYPVSDTIGGMTAAFAIAASLADRDRTEGYFLDVSMLEATMATMGWVVSNHLVAGKDPVPMGNENMTASPSGTFRTGDGPLNIAANKQEQFEAVCRVVGRPDLATDARFAERQSRLANRAALTAELEAELAKKPATEWWGLLNEAGVPAGPVMKVPDVLAHPQVRDRGMIGDFTNVPGVGRDIRLVRTGFKVNGTAPSVDTPPPQLGQHTDDILGELGYAADDIATLKQERAL, from the coding sequence ATGTACAAGCCGCTTCGCAATATCCGCGTGCTCGACCTCACCAACGTGCTGGCCGGGCCCTTCTGCTGCCACCAGCTGGCCCACATGGGCGCCGAGGTCATCAAGGTGGAAACGCCGGGCACCGGCGACCTGGCGCGCCAGCTGGGCGCCGACGCCGAACTGAACCGCAACCTGATGGGCGTGTCGTTCCTGGCACAGAACCCCGGCAAGCGATCGATCACGATCAACCTCAAGCACGCACGCGGCAAGGAAGTGTTCCGCAAGCTGGTGCAAAGCGCCGACGTGGTCGTGGAGAACTTCCGCCCTGGCGTGATGACCCGGCTGGGCCTGGGTTACGACGACCTGAAGCTGGTCAACCCGCGCCTGATCTACTGCGCGATCTCGGGCTTTGGCCAGGACGGTCCGCTGTCGGACCTGCCCGCCTATGACCAGATCATCCAGGGCATGTCGGGCGTGATGAGCATCACCGGCGACAAGGACAGCGCGCCGCTGCGCGTGGGCTATCCGGTTTCCGACACCATCGGCGGCATGACGGCCGCCTTCGCCATCGCCGCCTCGCTGGCCGACCGCGATCGCACCGAGGGCTATTTCCTGGACGTGTCGATGCTCGAAGCCACCATGGCCACGATGGGCTGGGTGGTATCGAACCACCTGGTGGCCGGCAAGGACCCGGTGCCGATGGGCAACGAGAACATGACGGCCAGCCCTTCGGGCACGTTCCGCACCGGCGACGGCCCGCTCAATATCGCCGCCAACAAGCAGGAGCAGTTTGAAGCGGTGTGCCGCGTGGTCGGCCGCCCCGACCTGGCCACCGACGCGCGCTTTGCCGAGCGGCAATCGCGCCTGGCCAACCGTGCTGCACTGACCGCCGAGCTCGAAGCCGAACTGGCGAAGAAGCCGGCGACGGAATGGTGGGGGCTGCTGAACGAGGCCGGCGTGCCGGCAGGCCCGGTAATGAAGGTGCCCGACGTGCTCGCGCATCCGCAGGTGCGTGATCGCGGCATGATCGGTGACTTCACCAACGTGCCCGGCGTGGGCCGCGACATCCGGCTGGTCCGCACGGGCTTCAAGGTCAACGGCACGGCGCCGTCGGTGGATACCCCGCCGCCGCAGCTTGGCCAGCATACCGACGACATTCTTGGCGAACTCGGCTACGCCGCCGACGACATCGCCACCCTGAAACAGGAGCGCGCACTATGA